The genomic stretch TTTTCGGTTCCCGTTGAGCCAAAGTCTCGCACAGACTTTGGTGATCTATCAGCAGTCATTGTAAGGAAAGGGAAAACCACGCTTTTCCCTTTCCGTGGAGCGAAAAGTCCCGGATTGGACTTTTTGCGACCCTGTCAACATTGAAAGGAGAAGAATCATGAGCATGAGGGGAGTTTCCATGTGGCCGATTGCCTTGGCGGCGGCAGTACTCCTTGTCCTTCCCACGGCGTCTTTCGCCCTTCAGTTCACGGATATCACCGACGTGGCCGGAGTGGGTGACAGGGGCCACGGGAAAGGGGTCGCCTTTGCGGATGTTGATGGCGATGGAGATCTGGATCTTTACGTCTCCAACAAGGGCGGCGAGAACGCCCTGTTCATCAACGACGGCACCGGTATCTTCGCAGCGGCAGGCCGGGAAGCGGGGGACAGGCTCGACGATCCAGGTTTTTCCATGGGCTCATGCTTCGGGGATATAGACAACGACGGTGATCAGGACCTTTACATCGTCAAGGGAGGCCGATACGAGATAGAGGCCAATCGCCTTCTCCTCAATGATGGCGGACGCTTTGTCGACGTGACCTCGAGGGCTGGCGTGGGTTCCAAGGAGTTTACCTATTCAGCCGCTTTTGCTGATGTGGACAACGACGGCTACCTGGACCTCTACCTGGCCAATTACGGTGTCGGGGCCGCCAATACCCTGTACCGGAACAACGGCGACGGGACTTTCACCGATGTGACGGTCGATGCAGGAGTCGGGGACAGGGGCTGGAGCTGGAGCGCTGTCTTTTCCGATGTGAACGGGGACGGGTTCCCGGATCTTTACGTCGTCAACGGACGGTATCCTGCCGGTGAACCGAACCGGCTTTACATCAACAACGGCGATGGTACGTTCAGGGACGCCTCACGGGATGCAGGCGTTGCCGATGGAAACTGGGGCCTGGGCGCCGCCTTCGCGGATGTCGATACCGATGGCGATTTCGACCTTTTCGTGTCCAACTATGTGGGTCCCAACAAGCTTTATCTCAACGACGGCTCGGGGGTCTTTACCGATGTTTCCGAAGCCTCCGGCCTGGCTGACGAGGGATGGGGCAAAGGTCCCTCCTTCGGCGACGTGGACCATGACGGTGACCTGGACCTTTACGAGGGTGACTGCAAGCTTGCCAACAAGCTCTACCTTAACGACGGCCGCGGCGTTTTCACAGATGTGGCTAACGAGTACCCTGTCCTGAAGAACGAAACGGTGAGAACCAAAGGGACTGCTTTTGCCGACATCGACAACGACGGTGACCTGGACCTGTACGTTGTCAACTGGGGCGTCAGCAACAAGCTGTATCGGAACGAACTCAACGATAACCGTTACCTGAAGGTCCGCCTGAAGGGGACGGTGAGTAACGCCGATGCCGTGGGCGCCAGGGTCAGTGTTTCCAGCGGCGGCAGGCTCGTCGGTGTCCAGGAGGTCAAAACCCTCACCGGGTTCTGCTCCCAGGCTCCGTTGGAACTGCATTTCGGGCTGCCCGCTTCCGGTGATTACCAGGTGGATGTGGTTTTCCCGAGCGGGCTCAAGGCTTCGGGGATCTACGAAAACGGCCAAACTGTCACTATCGTCGAGGGCAGCTGACTCTCGATCAAGGTCTGGGCGTATTGCCTGGAATTTCTGGTTAAATCAGATCCGGAAATCCTGTAGCATATGAATTTCTGGATTTAGACACGGTTCTTGCAAGGGCTGTTATTGGAAACAATGGCAGCCCTTTTTTTAAATCAGGTTGATACCTTCCTTCCAGCGATGACCCTGAGATATGAGATTTGAGATCAGGATAAGCAAACGAGACCTGCAACCATGAGAGCGCCTAAATTCTTTACAGTCGTGATCCCTTTGCTGGCTATTGTTACCGGCTGCGCTTCCACCAGGCAGCTTGCCGACAGTACGTATAATCTTATTGGAACGGCCCGATACGAGGGTAGTAGCCTGCCGTCCGGCGAGGTGATGGTTATGAGAGGCGAGCCGGGGGGAGCTGTACACAAGACTGCTGTCCTGGAAAATGGCAGTTTTGAGATAAATCTGCCTTCCGGACCCTACTTCCTGATGGGATCGAGCCAGGATACCGTTTCCGGGAAAAAACTGTTTGCCTTCTGGGCCAATAACCCCCTCCGCCTTTTTGGGGACATGACCGATGCCGTCGTCCTTCCCTTTGTTGAATCTACTCCGCCACCGGTGATCGTCGAAGGGGGAAAAGGGATCACGGGTAAGGTCCTCTTTGAAGGGAGGCCCGTTCAGGGGGCTTTGGTGGGCGTTTTCCTGGACGCGTCGGGGGAGTTCCGCGGTCTTCCGTACGCCGAAAGCGCCGCGACGGACAGTTCGGGGCGGTTCATTCTGAACGTGACGCCGGGGAGGTATTTCGTGCTGGCCCGGTTCAGGGTCCCGGGTGGATCGTTCCAGGGGCCCCTACTCAGGGGAGACCTTGCGGGGTTTTACCCCCATAACCCGGTCACTCTCAGGGAAGGGGAGGGTCTTATCGCCGACCTTCCCATGGTCAAAATAAACAGGCCGAGGGGAGAGGGATCTCTCGCCCACGGTGAGGCGATCATCATCGAGGGGTCAATTCAGACGATCACCGGCGAGCCGGCAGCAGGGATGAGGATGGTGCTTTACGACATCCCCGAGATGGTGGGCCGTCCGGCTTTCATCTCCTCACCTTCAGACGATAATGGCCGCTACCGCCTGGAGGTGTCCCGGGGCGGTCTTTTTTACGCCGCTGCCAGGTCGGTTATCGGCAGGCCCTCCGAGACAGGGGAACTCATGGGGTTTTACGACGGGACCGAGGACCATTCCCTTACCCTCGAAGTTGGGGACAGGGTTCAGGGAGTGGATATCGTTGTGAGGGAAGTATGGTGATGGACTATACGTGTGTGAGTGTGTGCGTGAGGCGTGCAGGCGTAAGGACTTTCGCACGTACGCATAAACGCTTAACGCACCTGCGATTTCATCCTGGATCCTGGATCCTGGATTCTGGATTCCTCATGGCAGCTATATTCTTGCTGCTGCTATCCAGCTGCACCGGCCCCCAGCACCGTCCTGATATCCAGGTAAACTCGATCCCGGCTGAAATTCGCCAGGACCTCACTGTTTCCGGAGATATCCGGATTCGGGGTGAGGTGAAGGTCTTTCAAGGGGCGGTTCTGACTGTCGAACCGGGGACACGGTTCCTCTTCGAGCCTTACGACCCGGACGGAGACGGCGTCAACGACTCGCGACTGGTTATCGAGGGCAGGCTCGTGGCCCGCGGAGAGCCGGACGCGCCTATCTTTTTTTCCAGCGCGGCCGAGAACCCCGAACCGGGCGATTGGCTGGAGCTTCGCATCGACCGCAGCGAGGGGACGGTTCTGGAGTACTGCGTTCTGGAGCACTCCCGCTACGGCCTGCACGTGCATTTCAGTTCAGGTGTGGTTGCCAACAGTATTTTCCGGGACAACATCGACGGGACCCGGTTCGGTACGAGCCGCTTCCTGTTTGTTAACAACGCTGTAGCGGCAAACGTGGGTAAGGGTATCAACCTGCGCGACTCCAGGATAATCATTGCCGGCAACAGCATCATAGGTAACCGCCACGGGATCTTCATCTTCGAACAAGGTTCGGAATCGTGGATTACCGGGAACGTTTTCTCAGACAACACCTCCGCGGACATCCGGTTCGGCGATTTTTACGAGGGGGACACCCCCCACATGGCGTCCAATGAGGGTCAGGAGAGGGGTGTCGTGGTCATACCTGACCGTGATGACCTTGCCGCCCTGGCCTCCGGAAGTCCGAGGCTCATGGCCGGGCCTACTGTAACCGTCTGGGAAGCGCACAGCCTCTGGGAGCGGGAGATCGGATCCTTTGTGGACGGCGGCCCTGTCCTGTTGCCCGGGAAACGTGTGGCTGTGGCCAGCTGGAAGGAGGGGATCACCGTACTGGGTGCGCAGGAAGGGAATATCCTGTCGAGGACGCCCGTGGGAGATGTGGTGGATGCCACGCCGCTTTCACACGGCTCCGCACTTCTGTTCCCTGCCTGGGACCGTACCTTCGTGAGACTGGACGTGGAAAGAGAAACCGTTTTGAAAACCGGGAAGTGGCCGGCCTCTCTTGCCGATGACCACCGGCAGGCTTCACCCGTTCTGCTGGAAGGAAAGGTCGTCCAGGGGCTCTGGAACGGTGAACTCCGGGCCATGGACCCCTGGACCCTTGAACCGGAGTGGAGTGTTCTCCTCGATGGGCCCATCCGGGCAACACCCATCGTTGAGGCTGGAAATATCCAGGTCATCACGGAGTCCGGGACCTACTACCTTGTCACCAACAAGGGAGTCATACTGGTCAAAATGCCGTTGGGCGAACCTGTCTGGTCATCCCCCGCGAGTCTCATGGATGGCCAACTTGCTGTGGTGACCAAGACAGGTATCCTGAAACTGTTCCGCGGGAGGGAAAAGAGCTGGTCCAGGAAACTCGGAGGGCCCGGTACGTACGCTTCCCCCATCGCTCTGGGCCAGCCGCCTCTGGTTTCCGCGGCTGCCGCGGACGGTAACGGTTCGCTCTACCTCTTTGACTCAGATGGAGCCCTGTTGTGGCGGACCGAGCTCGGCTCGGCCGTCCATACCTTGAGCCGTACAGAACAGACCTTGTGGGCCGGGACCGAGGACGGGATCCTTGCCGCCCTCGACCCCATGACCGGACGAGTGAGGCTACGGGTCGAGGCAGCCGGAGCCGTGCACGGCCGTCCCGCCTGGTCGGGAGGTTGGGATCCTGTTATATGGGCCGCCCGGGACGGGATCGTACGCGCGTTTGAACTGACGAGGCGCCGGGAGCCCTGGGAAGGCCCGGCCCAATGAACCAAAGGGACAATCTGGGGATCGCCATCTTTCTGGTCAGCCTCTCGGTGCTCCTTTACGAACTGACCCTGACCCGTCTGTTCTCGGTGCTCATGTGGTACCACTTCGCCTCCCTTTCCATCGCCGCGGCTCTCCTCGGTTTTGCTATCGGCGGAGTGGTCGTGCACGTAAGGCCGTCCACGGTGTCGGAAAAGCGGTTCCCGGGGAGCCTGGCTCCCTGGACCGTGGCCGCCGGCCTTTCCACCATGGCGCCTTTTCTTCTGCTGTGGGCCGCGCGGTTAAAACCAGGCATCCTGTTCCCGCTTCTGAGCTTTTTCCACCAGCCCTATTACCAGCCGTTCCGGCAGGCCCCCCCGGGACCGGACAGTGCGGTTATCCTGTCCATGGCGGTTCTTTACGCGGTCATTACCGTGCCGTTCACCGCGGCCGGTATCGCGCTTGCCGGGCTGTTCATGCGCGTGGCGAAGCGCCGCGTTGCGAAACTGTACGCGGCAGATCTTGCGGGTGCTGCCGCCGGTTGCCTGCTGTTCGTTCCGGGACTTAAGCTCCTTGGGGCTCCGTCCCTCTTGCCCCTGGCCTCCGCTTCCGCCCTCGCCGCCTCATTTTTCCTCGTAAAAAGGACCAGGCGACTGGTTATCCTGGGGGTAGCGGTTCTCCTGGTGGGAACGGCCATTTACAACGGGCCTGCCGACCGTATCGTACGAATGCCCTACGCGAGGGGACAGCTGGAACCGGATATCCGCTTCTCGGCGTGGAACGCCTTGTCCAGGGTCGTGGTCTACCCCTTGAGCCAATGGGAAGCCGAGCAGGCGTGGGGTATCGGCCGCAGGTACACCGGCCGGCACCCTGAACATATGGGGCTGCTGGTGGATGACGCCGGGTACACCCCTATCATGGAAAACACCGGGGGTGATCCCCGGCCCCAATGGGCGACCTGGCACATCATTTCCCCGGCTTTCCAGCTGCGCCCCGGAGCGAGTTCCCTTATCATCGGTCCCGGCGGCGGGCGGGATATCCTGACAGCCCTGGGCAGCGGGGCCTCCCGGGTCACAGCGGTGGAGTTAAACCCCCTCATCGTGGAGGCGGTGAACGAGCGGTTCAGGGACTTTTCGGGAGGACCGTACTCACTGCCGGGTGTCAGAACGATCATCGGAGAGGGGAGATCGAGGCTCGCGCGGGAGACGGACCTTTTTGACGTGATCCAGGCAACTTCCGTATTCGGTGAGAACAGCCCCTCAGCCGGTGCGTTTACCCTCAGCGCCAACTTTCTTTACACGAAGGAGGCGTTCCGGGAGTATTGGGATCACCTGGAAAAAGACGGAATCCTGTCACTTACCCGGTCGGTTTTCGGTCTCAGGGCGCTGCGTCTCGTGTCCCTTGCCAGAGACCTTCTCGTGGACAAGGGAGACCCCTCACCCGAAAATTCCATTGCCGTTCTGCGTGAGCGGGGTCTGGCCACGGTCCTTTTGAGAAAGGGCGGCTTCACCGAAAAGGAGATCCAGGCGCTCGGGAGCATTGCTCTTGAAAAAGGGTTTACCATCGAATACCTGCCCCGGATCGCCACAGAGGGACGGTTTGCGGATGCCGTGCGGGGTCAGGATATAACCGGCGGCCGCTTTGATATCTCGCCTCCCACCGACGACCGTCCCTTTTTCTACAACAACGTCCCCAAGTCACGGTTTTTCAATGTTTTTTTCAAACCGACGGAGCGTGGTGAAAGGCACATCATCGTATTACGGACCATGGCCGTCGGCCTTCTGTTCCCCATCGCACTCCTGTTACTCCTCCCTCTCCTCGGCAAAAAGCCAGCCGCCAGCCGACAGCGGTTCCCCCTTGCGCGGACCTCGGCCTATTTCGCCGGAATAGGGTTCGGATACATGACCATCGAGCTCACGATGATGCACCGACTTGCCCTTTTCCTGGGAAACCCGACCTATTCTCTCACCGTCGTCCTGGTTGTCCTCCTTCTTTCCTCGGCCGCCGGAAGCCTCTGGTCGGGACGCGGAGTCCGTCGCCTCGGCCGCTATCTGCCTTTGCTGTCGCTGGCATCGATCTTGCTCTCTATCGTTACGTGGGCGGTCTGCGGGGCTCTTTCACCGTCCCTGGATCTCGGGACCGGTTGGAGGATCCTCGTGACCACCGTGCTGCTGTCCCCCCAGGGGTTCGTTATGGGGATCTTTTTTCCAACGGGCCTGGTCTGGGTTTCGGAAAGGGCCGGGAACCTGGTGCCCTGGGCATGGGCGGTCAACGGCGCCACTTCGGTGGCAGGCTCTCTTGGAACGGTGATCCTGGCAATGAACTTCGGTTACTCACGGGTACTGGTGGCCGGTGCCCTCTGTTATGCCCTTACCTTTCCTCTTCTCCGGGCCATGGCCGGGAAGGGGGAAGCTGCACGAAAGGAGGTCGACCTGTGAAAAAGGTGAGATACGTCAGGCCCAGAGTAGTGGGCAGCAGCAGCGTACATCCGTGCTGAGGGGGGCGGGAGGGAAACCTCCCGCCTTGATTTCCTGCCATGAATGCAACGACCCGGAACTTCCTCTTCGCATTCCTGTTTTTCAGCACCCTTTTCGTCACCCCGCTTAAAGGGGACGGAACAGGTGTGAGCGGTCAGACACTCTTCAGGGGTAAAGGGCTGTCCGGTGTTTACGTCCAGGCTTTTGCCTTCCAGGGCGAAAGCAGCGAAGCGGCAGGGGCAGCCAACACCGGGTCGGATGGTGTGTACCATATCCCCCTGGCACCCGGTTCCTACCGGATCACGGCCCGCAAGCGGCCGGAGGGGCCGGGATCGGGCGGGATGCTCTTTGCCTCCACCGGGGACATCCCTGTTGTCGTGAACTCCGGATCCATGGAGCTGCCACCCCTTATCCTTACCGATTCGGGGGGGGCTGGAAGCGCCGGGACGGGAGAGACCAGGGTTACCGGAGCCGTCTTCAGTGACGGGGCTCCCCTTGCCGGGGCGTACGTGTACTTCTATCCGGGGAGCGTTCGCCGTGGCCCCGGGTACGTGGCGAGAGCGAGGACGGGGGAAGGAGGAAACTACGAGGCTTCCCTGTCCCCCGGTTCGTACACCGTGACCGTCAGGTTCGGTTGGTCCGGTGACGGCATGGGTACCGTCGATGTGGGCGACCTGGTGGGAGAGTACCCGGGGAGCCCCCTGGCGGTGGGCAAGGAGGCTATCGACCTGGGGCGTCTGGACACGCGCCCCGTGGACAGGGGATCGTGGGAAAAATATCGCTGGGCGGTTTCGGCGGCCTCGATAACCGTCGAGGGTGTGGTAAGAGATGAGAACCGTTCACCGTTGGCCGGCGCCTACGTGTTCCTTTACGCGGATCACAGGATGGTGGGTAAACCGTATGCCATTTCCCCGCCGACTGCCAGGGACGGACGCTATTCCCTGTCGGTTGATACTCCGGGTACATACTACCTTGGAGCCAGGACAAGGTTTGGCGGACCGGTGGAGCCGGGTGAGTTCATGGGGGCGTGGGGTGGGGATAGCGCTGAGCCGCTGGTGTTGGAGATTGGTACTTCGTCGCCTTCGCTGGATATTACGGTAAGAGAGGTCTGGTAATGAAGCGTTCGTGTGTGCGTGATTGCGTGACGCGTGTATCCGTAAAAGCATTCGCACGTACGCACCAACGCTCAACACCCGTACGTCAAACACCGGAATCGGCACGGAACAGGGTTGCCGGACTTTGCCGCTATATCTGGATCGTATTTAGCCTGGCAGCCGCACTGGCCGTATTCCCCGGGATTATCCGTGCAGATTCAGGAGTGCACGGTCGCGTCGCATGGCGGGGAGAACTGGTGGAGGGTGTCGTCATCCAGGCCTTCAAGGACGGGAGCGGCGACTACATGTCAGATCCGGCAGCCGTTTCCGATCCCACCACCACCGACGGCACGTACCGCCTGGAGCTTCCCCCCGGCCAGTACACGCTGGTGGCAAGGAGCCCCGGCGTGGAGGGCCGACGGCCCGGTCCCGGCGACTACTTCTGCTACTACAGCGGAAGCCCCGTCACCGTGAATGCGGGCGCCTGGACGCCTGTCGGTTTCAACCTGGTCAAGGTAAAGCTCGAAGACCGGCAAAAAGGGGATTCGAGCAGGATCGACGGTGTGGTCACCTACCAGGACCAGCCTCTCGAGAGGCTGTACCTCTACCTTTACGAAAAGGCTGATGACGCTTTTCGCGGACCTGGCCTTGCCACGATCCCGGTGGGCTCGGGAGGCCGGTTCCGCGCTTCGGTGAGACCCGGAAGCTATTTTCTCATTGCCCGCAAACGGCTGAAGGGAGGCATGTACGGCCCCATGGAGATCGGGGATTATTTCAACTACTACCCCGGAAACCCCGTGGTGGTCGGCGAGTCGGAAACAGTTAATCTGAACCTGGAAACGGTGACCCGGATCAGTCAGCTGGAGGAAGGGGAACCGCCGCCCCCATCGGTTCGCGGACAAATAGTCGATCCTGCGGGGCTGCCGGTCAGTGGAGTGCGGGTCCTCGCCTACCTCCCCGATGAGACAAAGGGAAGGCCCCTGTACTTTTCCGCACCGAGCGGACCGGACGGCCGGTTCACCCTCATGATTCCGAGGCCGGGAGAGTACACCCTGGTGGCCAGGGAGCGTTTCGGGGGGCCGGCCTTGCCGGATGAGTTTTCAGGGGGCCAGGGCGGCGGAACGGTCAAGGTCAGGCCCGGGGAGGAAACGGTGACCTCCATCGTGGTCAGGAAGGAAAAGGCGCAGTGAAAGTGACACGGTTTCTCGCCGCGCTGGTCTCGGCAGCCCTGTTGACCGGTCTTGCGGCTGCGCAGCTACATTCCGCCCCAACGGATCCGG from bacterium encodes the following:
- a CDS encoding CRTAC1 family protein; this translates as MSMRGVSMWPIALAAAVLLVLPTASFALQFTDITDVAGVGDRGHGKGVAFADVDGDGDLDLYVSNKGGENALFINDGTGIFAAAGREAGDRLDDPGFSMGSCFGDIDNDGDQDLYIVKGGRYEIEANRLLLNDGGRFVDVTSRAGVGSKEFTYSAAFADVDNDGYLDLYLANYGVGAANTLYRNNGDGTFTDVTVDAGVGDRGWSWSAVFSDVNGDGFPDLYVVNGRYPAGEPNRLYINNGDGTFRDASRDAGVADGNWGLGAAFADVDTDGDFDLFVSNYVGPNKLYLNDGSGVFTDVSEASGLADEGWGKGPSFGDVDHDGDLDLYEGDCKLANKLYLNDGRGVFTDVANEYPVLKNETVRTKGTAFADIDNDGDLDLYVVNWGVSNKLYRNELNDNRYLKVRLKGTVSNADAVGARVSVSSGGRLVGVQEVKTLTGFCSQAPLELHFGLPASGDYQVDVVFPSGLKASGIYENGQTVTIVEGS
- a CDS encoding NosD domain-containing protein, producing MAAIFLLLLSSCTGPQHRPDIQVNSIPAEIRQDLTVSGDIRIRGEVKVFQGAVLTVEPGTRFLFEPYDPDGDGVNDSRLVIEGRLVARGEPDAPIFFSSAAENPEPGDWLELRIDRSEGTVLEYCVLEHSRYGLHVHFSSGVVANSIFRDNIDGTRFGTSRFLFVNNAVAANVGKGINLRDSRIIIAGNSIIGNRHGIFIFEQGSESWITGNVFSDNTSADIRFGDFYEGDTPHMASNEGQERGVVVIPDRDDLAALASGSPRLMAGPTVTVWEAHSLWEREIGSFVDGGPVLLPGKRVAVASWKEGITVLGAQEGNILSRTPVGDVVDATPLSHGSALLFPAWDRTFVRLDVERETVLKTGKWPASLADDHRQASPVLLEGKVVQGLWNGELRAMDPWTLEPEWSVLLDGPIRATPIVEAGNIQVITESGTYYLVTNKGVILVKMPLGEPVWSSPASLMDGQLAVVTKTGILKLFRGREKSWSRKLGGPGTYASPIALGQPPLVSAAAADGNGSLYLFDSDGALLWRTELGSAVHTLSRTEQTLWAGTEDGILAALDPMTGRVRLRVEAAGAVHGRPAWSGGWDPVIWAARDGIVRAFELTRRREPWEGPAQ
- a CDS encoding carboxypeptidase-like regulatory domain-containing protein, which produces MNATTRNFLFAFLFFSTLFVTPLKGDGTGVSGQTLFRGKGLSGVYVQAFAFQGESSEAAGAANTGSDGVYHIPLAPGSYRITARKRPEGPGSGGMLFASTGDIPVVVNSGSMELPPLILTDSGGAGSAGTGETRVTGAVFSDGAPLAGAYVYFYPGSVRRGPGYVARARTGEGGNYEASLSPGSYTVTVRFGWSGDGMGTVDVGDLVGEYPGSPLAVGKEAIDLGRLDTRPVDRGSWEKYRWAVSAASITVEGVVRDENRSPLAGAYVFLYADHRMVGKPYAISPPTARDGRYSLSVDTPGTYYLGARTRFGGPVEPGEFMGAWGGDSAEPLVLEIGTSSPSLDITVREVW
- a CDS encoding carboxypeptidase-like regulatory domain-containing protein; protein product: MHGRVAWRGELVEGVVIQAFKDGSGDYMSDPAAVSDPTTTDGTYRLELPPGQYTLVARSPGVEGRRPGPGDYFCYYSGSPVTVNAGAWTPVGFNLVKVKLEDRQKGDSSRIDGVVTYQDQPLERLYLYLYEKADDAFRGPGLATIPVGSGGRFRASVRPGSYFLIARKRLKGGMYGPMEIGDYFNYYPGNPVVVGESETVNLNLETVTRISQLEEGEPPPPSVRGQIVDPAGLPVSGVRVLAYLPDETKGRPLYFSAPSGPDGRFTLMIPRPGEYTLVARERFGGPALPDEFSGGQGGGTVKVRPGEETVTSIVVRKEKAQ